In Pleurocapsa sp. PCC 7319, the following are encoded in one genomic region:
- a CDS encoding response regulator: MKSLKILLVEDNLPLAKSTAKLIERLGGHSVQLTDEPKTVFELCTAGEIDIVLMDINLPGASWAGEEVSGADLSRLLKTKLETASIPIILLTAYAMSSERESLLADSQADEFFTKPISDYAALIKAIEQLTEN, encoded by the coding sequence ATGAAAAGCTTAAAAATTCTCTTAGTAGAAGACAATTTACCCTTAGCTAAGAGTACCGCTAAACTAATCGAACGCCTTGGAGGACATTCAGTTCAATTAACTGACGAACCGAAAACTGTTTTTGAACTATGTACAGCAGGGGAGATAGACATAGTATTAATGGATATCAACCTTCCAGGGGCATCTTGGGCAGGAGAAGAAGTTAGTGGAGCTGACTTGTCTCGTTTACTCAAAACCAAATTAGAAACCGCCTCTATTCCCATAATTTTACTAACTGCTTATGCCATGTCCAGCGAACGAGAATCACTACTGGCTGATTCTCAGGCTGATGAGTTTTTTACTAAACCAATCAGTGATTATGCTGCCTTAATTAAAGCGATCGAGCAATTAACTGAGAATTAA
- a CDS encoding ATP-binding protein, giving the protein MNQLELLNRITSKIRRSLELPEILDAAVTEVRTFLKSDRVKIYKFDADGNGQVIAEAINSDHLPSLKGLHFPAGDIPPQARELFLKARVRSIVDLEKQQIQLSQPNRLPSTATEELTVEQVRQESLESLLQRPVDPCHVEYLTLMGVKSSLVVPLVNDRQLWGLLIAHHRRARVISNRSLRIIQTVVQQLEMAIAQANLFRTVKQKAQRETLINQISHLLHSPLENDKILPAVLAQIVTAISGTGGLLCMNDAEPTQISCYQYGSLPNLPTSDWLHLQNLAGTGSQVRAINNIEEQKSIKTLIPALIKNNLRSLLLMPLRYKKETLGNLAIFRQSINTEKLWAGNYQADKRQTRPRQSFDQWKEIIKGQAQPWQDHELELIQSLTNNLAMAVMQDRLYRQERRQRVLVEMRNQELDNARREAETASSLKSAFLSSSSHELRTPLASILNYLKLLKEGFYENEQELAEYIETAHLSAENLHTIVDSLLDIAKIEAGKMEVDLAIVELEPLFGELRRLFQPDTIRQDIDLIIDCQIGRVYADAIKLKQVLTNILNNAFKFTPQGKIKIQAISLPPRHHAIAKMEATSWVEISISDTGIGIEPDKQAGIFAAFVQEDGSIRRRYGGTGLGLTICKQLVELMRGQIFLKSEGRNCGTTITITLPGVSY; this is encoded by the coding sequence TTGAATCAACTAGAACTACTCAATCGAATTACCAGTAAGATTAGACGATCGCTGGAATTGCCAGAAATTCTGGATGCAGCGGTGACGGAAGTTAGAACTTTTTTAAAAAGCGATCGCGTTAAAATCTACAAATTTGATGCTGATGGTAACGGTCAAGTAATTGCCGAAGCGATAAATAGCGATCATCTGCCTTCTCTCAAAGGCTTACATTTTCCCGCAGGAGATATTCCACCCCAAGCGCGAGAGCTATTCCTGAAAGCTAGGGTTCGTTCAATCGTCGATCTTGAGAAACAGCAAATTCAACTTAGTCAACCAAACAGGCTACCTTCTACTGCTACAGAAGAATTAACCGTAGAACAGGTACGCCAAGAGTCCCTGGAAAGTCTCTTACAACGTCCCGTAGACCCCTGTCATGTGGAGTATTTAACTTTGATGGGGGTTAAGTCTAGTTTGGTAGTTCCTCTGGTAAACGATCGGCAGCTTTGGGGTTTACTCATTGCTCACCATCGTCGTGCCAGAGTTATTTCTAACCGCAGTTTGAGAATTATCCAAACTGTTGTTCAGCAGTTAGAAATGGCGATCGCTCAAGCTAATTTATTTCGAACAGTTAAACAAAAAGCCCAACGAGAAACCTTAATCAATCAGATTTCCCATTTGCTTCATTCCCCTTTAGAAAATGACAAGATATTGCCTGCGGTGTTAGCCCAAATAGTTACTGCGATCAGCGGAACGGGGGGCTTATTATGTATGAATGATGCAGAACCAACTCAAATTAGTTGTTATCAATATGGCTCTTTACCTAATCTTCCCACATCTGATTGGTTACACTTGCAAAATTTAGCGGGAACTGGGAGCCAAGTTAGAGCAATTAATAATATCGAAGAACAAAAATCAATCAAAACTTTAATACCTGCCCTGATAAAAAACAACTTACGAAGTTTACTGTTAATGCCCTTACGCTACAAAAAAGAAACTTTGGGCAATCTGGCAATTTTTCGTCAGTCGATCAATACAGAAAAACTCTGGGCAGGGAATTATCAGGCTGATAAACGACAAACCCGCCCCCGTCAATCTTTTGACCAGTGGAAAGAAATCATTAAAGGACAAGCTCAACCCTGGCAAGATCACGAACTAGAATTGATCCAGTCTTTGACTAATAATTTGGCAATGGCAGTGATGCAAGACAGACTTTATCGGCAAGAGAGAAGGCAACGGGTATTAGTAGAAATGCGCAACCAAGAGCTAGACAACGCTCGTAGAGAAGCGGAAACAGCTAGTAGTCTCAAGTCGGCATTTTTATCTTCTTCTAGCCATGAATTACGCACACCCCTAGCATCAATTCTGAATTATCTCAAACTACTAAAAGAAGGTTTTTATGAAAATGAACAAGAATTAGCCGAGTATATTGAAACGGCTCATCTTTCTGCCGAAAATCTCCACACCATTGTCGATAGTCTTCTAGATATTGCCAAAATTGAAGCAGGGAAAATGGAAGTCGATCTGGCAATCGTGGAACTCGAACCCCTGTTCGGTGAACTACGTCGTCTCTTCCAACCTGATACTATCCGACAGGACATTGACTTGATTATTGACTGTCAAATAGGGAGAGTTTATGCCGATGCAATTAAGCTCAAACAAGTTTTGACTAATATTTTGAATAATGCTTTTAAATTTACCCCACAAGGAAAGATTAAGATTCAAGCGATTTCCCTTCCACCCAGGCATCACGCGATCGCTAAAATGGAAGCGACATCTTGGGTCGAAATTTCTATATCCGATACGGGTATTGGTATTGAACCAGATAAACAAGCGGGTATATTTGCAGCTTTTGTTCAGGAAGATGGTTCAATTCGCCGACGCTACGGTGGTACTGGGTTGGGACTTACGATTTGTAAGCAGTTAGTGGAACTTATGAGGGGTCAAATTTTTCTTAAGAGTGAAGGCAGAAATTGCGGAACGACAATAACAATTACTTTACCTGGAGTATCATACTAA